The Silene latifolia isolate original U9 population unplaced genomic scaffold, ASM4854445v1 chrun_scaffold_16, whole genome shotgun sequence genome includes a region encoding these proteins:
- the LOC141637322 gene encoding uncharacterized protein LOC141637322 isoform X1: MEFFAKAKAVRLRSQHNKYLVAAEDEESVKQSRSGSSKTARWSVEQVDNKPNVIRLKNCQSWKYLSATDDPFLLGMTGRRVGQSSPRLQNDPTVEWEPIREGSQVKLRTRKGNFLRANGGIPPWNNSVTHDVPSRTSTQDWILWDVDVLEVDYESTVEMKESNVVDDLGSLSRNSSSGSTISKADYFKDCYEVGSPTATASHRHSSPHQGKESNQSYSGDEFSRSSLSRNSSSGSTVSKPDDYKECSEKETVSPSPAVAPKSVRSVRHSSTAQRRTQCPKEIQQVSEKQTRVSAFANHVRDKSRHSDSFNKLRSVLNGLDDLLDDDNDGHEAQSEAESEPIVESPLHKPHLLEVKMAKHTLKELNSFDYETFLSSGKEKKLEEALKILIADFKMSGRGQVPEELQSLLGQLKTMRQDHDSASRDMEEYTTFSIRRLEVKGELKKDASKAHELETLEEELSNMLTSSRAKREELLKQLEEVENSIKVTEKALSDNGLEIDELVLRIGEKSESLREMERNDKSWQARKVDAENTLEKVEDDWVNMKGLFEDV, encoded by the exons ATGGAGTTCTTCGCGAAAGCAAAGGCAGTCCGTCTAAGGAGCCAACACAACAAGTATTTGGTGGCAGCGGAAGATGAAGAATCTGTCAAGCAAAGTCGCAGCGGTTCCTCAAAAACCGCACGTTGGTCTGTGGAACAAGTAGACAACAAACCAAATGTGATACGTTTAAAGAATTGTCAAAGCTGGAAATACCTAAGTGCAACAGACGACCCGTTCCTCCTAGGGATGACTGGGAGACGGGTCGGCCAGTCTTCTCCTAGGCTCCAAAACGACCCAACGGTCGAGTGGGAGCCTATCAGGGAAGGATCGCAAGTAAAATTAAGGACACGTAAGGGTAATTTTTTAAGAGCAAACGGTGGTATTCCACCTTGGAATAACTCGGTTACACATGACGTGCCGTCTAGGACTTCAACACAAGATTGGATATTATGGGATGTTGATGTGCTTGAGGTGGATTACGAATCAACGGTGGAGATGAAGGAGAGTAATGTTGTTGATGATCTGGGTAGTTTGTCGAGGAACTCTTCAAGTGGGTCCACCATTTCTAAAGCCGACTACTTTAAAGATTGTTATGAGGTTGGATCTCCTACTGCTACTGCATCTCACAGACATTCATCTCCTCATCAG GGTAAGGAGAGTAATCAAAGTTATTCAGGGGATGAGTTTTCAAGGTCTTCGTTGTCTAGGAATTCATCTTCTGGCTCCACGGTTTCAAAACCTGATGattacaaggaatgtagtgagAAAGAGACCGTGTCACCCTCACCCGCGGTTGCTCCTAAGTCTGTTCGATCCGTAAGGCATTCCTCCACTGCTCAG CGTCGGACTCAATGTCCAAAGGAAATCCAACAAGTGTCTGAAAAACAAACGCGAGTCTCGGCTTTTGCCAACCATGTTCGAGACAAATCCAGG CATTCTGATTCTTTCAATAAGCTCAGATCAGTGTTAAATGGCCTAGATGACCTACTTGACGATGATAATGACGGCCATGAAGCACAATCCGAGGCAGAGTCTGAGCCTATAGTAGAATCACCATTACATAAACCTCATTTACTAGAAGTCAAGATGGCAAAGCACACCCTTAAAGAACTAAACAGCTTCGACTATGAGACCTTCTTATCTTCCGGCAAAGAAAAGAAGTTAGAGGAGGCTTTAAAGATTCTCATTGCCGATTTCAAAATGTCAGGCCGGGGCCAAGTGCCCGAGGAGCTACAAAGTTTACTTGGTCAACTCAAGACGATGAGACAGGACCATGACTCGGCTTCTCGAGATATGGAGGAGTACACAACATTTTCAATAAGGAGATTAGAGGTGAAGGGAGAGCTAAAGAAAGACGCTTCAAAGGCTCATGAATTGGAGACCTTGGAAGAAGAATTGAGCAACATGCTAACGAGTTCAAGAGCAAAGAGGGAGGAGTTGTTAAAACAACTCGAGGAAGTGGAGAATAGTATCAAGGTCACAGAGAAGGCCCTGTCGGATAATGGTTTGGAGATTGACGAGCTTGTGCTGAGAATCGGAGAGAAGAGTGAGAGTCTTAGGGAGATGGAGAGGAATGACAAGTCGTGGCAAGCAAGGAAGGTTGATGCTGAGAATACATTGGAAAAGGTGGAGGACGATTGGGTCAATATGAAAGGTTTGTTTGAAGATGTTTGA
- the LOC141637322 gene encoding uncharacterized protein LOC141637322 isoform X2, translating to MEFFAKAKAVRLRSQHNKYLVAAEDEESVKQSRSGSSKTARWSVEQVDNKPNVIRLKNCQSWKYLSATDDPFLLGMTGRRVGQSSPRLQNDPTVEWEPIREGSQVKLRTRKGNFLRANGGIPPWNNSVTHDVPSRTSTQDWILWDVDVLEVDYESTVEMKESNVVDDLGSLSRNSSSGSTISKADYFKDCYEVGSPTATASHRHSSPHQGKESNQSYSGDEFSRSSLSRNSSSGSTVSKPDDYKECSEKETVSPSPAVAPKSVRSVRHSSTAQHSDSFNKLRSVLNGLDDLLDDDNDGHEAQSEAESEPIVESPLHKPHLLEVKMAKHTLKELNSFDYETFLSSGKEKKLEEALKILIADFKMSGRGQVPEELQSLLGQLKTMRQDHDSASRDMEEYTTFSIRRLEVKGELKKDASKAHELETLEEELSNMLTSSRAKREELLKQLEEVENSIKVTEKALSDNGLEIDELVLRIGEKSESLREMERNDKSWQARKVDAENTLEKVEDDWVNMKGLFEDV from the exons ATGGAGTTCTTCGCGAAAGCAAAGGCAGTCCGTCTAAGGAGCCAACACAACAAGTATTTGGTGGCAGCGGAAGATGAAGAATCTGTCAAGCAAAGTCGCAGCGGTTCCTCAAAAACCGCACGTTGGTCTGTGGAACAAGTAGACAACAAACCAAATGTGATACGTTTAAAGAATTGTCAAAGCTGGAAATACCTAAGTGCAACAGACGACCCGTTCCTCCTAGGGATGACTGGGAGACGGGTCGGCCAGTCTTCTCCTAGGCTCCAAAACGACCCAACGGTCGAGTGGGAGCCTATCAGGGAAGGATCGCAAGTAAAATTAAGGACACGTAAGGGTAATTTTTTAAGAGCAAACGGTGGTATTCCACCTTGGAATAACTCGGTTACACATGACGTGCCGTCTAGGACTTCAACACAAGATTGGATATTATGGGATGTTGATGTGCTTGAGGTGGATTACGAATCAACGGTGGAGATGAAGGAGAGTAATGTTGTTGATGATCTGGGTAGTTTGTCGAGGAACTCTTCAAGTGGGTCCACCATTTCTAAAGCCGACTACTTTAAAGATTGTTATGAGGTTGGATCTCCTACTGCTACTGCATCTCACAGACATTCATCTCCTCATCAG GGTAAGGAGAGTAATCAAAGTTATTCAGGGGATGAGTTTTCAAGGTCTTCGTTGTCTAGGAATTCATCTTCTGGCTCCACGGTTTCAAAACCTGATGattacaaggaatgtagtgagAAAGAGACCGTGTCACCCTCACCCGCGGTTGCTCCTAAGTCTGTTCGATCCGTAAGGCATTCCTCCACTGCTCAG CATTCTGATTCTTTCAATAAGCTCAGATCAGTGTTAAATGGCCTAGATGACCTACTTGACGATGATAATGACGGCCATGAAGCACAATCCGAGGCAGAGTCTGAGCCTATAGTAGAATCACCATTACATAAACCTCATTTACTAGAAGTCAAGATGGCAAAGCACACCCTTAAAGAACTAAACAGCTTCGACTATGAGACCTTCTTATCTTCCGGCAAAGAAAAGAAGTTAGAGGAGGCTTTAAAGATTCTCATTGCCGATTTCAAAATGTCAGGCCGGGGCCAAGTGCCCGAGGAGCTACAAAGTTTACTTGGTCAACTCAAGACGATGAGACAGGACCATGACTCGGCTTCTCGAGATATGGAGGAGTACACAACATTTTCAATAAGGAGATTAGAGGTGAAGGGAGAGCTAAAGAAAGACGCTTCAAAGGCTCATGAATTGGAGACCTTGGAAGAAGAATTGAGCAACATGCTAACGAGTTCAAGAGCAAAGAGGGAGGAGTTGTTAAAACAACTCGAGGAAGTGGAGAATAGTATCAAGGTCACAGAGAAGGCCCTGTCGGATAATGGTTTGGAGATTGACGAGCTTGTGCTGAGAATCGGAGAGAAGAGTGAGAGTCTTAGGGAGATGGAGAGGAATGACAAGTCGTGGCAAGCAAGGAAGGTTGATGCTGAGAATACATTGGAAAAGGTGGAGGACGATTGGGTCAATATGAAAGGTTTGTTTGAAGATGTTTGA